One stretch of Daphnia pulicaria isolate SC F1-1A chromosome 6, SC_F0-13Bv2, whole genome shotgun sequence DNA includes these proteins:
- the LOC124344131 gene encoding excitatory amino acid transporter 1-like isoform X4, with amino-acid sequence MSVTQKVVGCLRSNVLTILNIAGVFSGVVLALALRSSREEKWTQREIVYVGFVGDLFLRMLKCLILPLIVSSMISAVGSLDLSVSGRIGTRAIVYYMTTTVSAVILGIILVLTIHPGEGSDKGIVRGGSVRHVTTADMLMDLIRNLFPPNLVQACTAQYKTVLTPPADYLESLANMTNSNGTDAGNMTAGKPKNLYDWKMTSDYEDATNILGLVVFSTVLGITLGRMGAKGKPLLNFFVSMSEAVMMITGWVVWLSPVGVMFLVASKMLEMESWEVMLGQLGMYFFTVMIGLFIHGFVVLQLIYFIVTRKLPFRYVGNLSEALATAFATSSSSATLPVALKCLEEKNQVDPRVTRFVMPIGATINMDGTALYEAVAAIFISQVRGIHLTMGNVVAVSITATAASIGAAGIPQAGIVTMVMVLDTLGLPAEDVSLIMAVDWFLDRFRTFTNVLGDSLGAGIVHHLSRHELEEMPIEPATGRRESDIELDGPLAGADLEKGESSNGGPSSRNPNVTSAAVEVEWQSTSM; translated from the exons ATGAGCGTGACGCAAAAAGTTGTCGGCTGCCTCAGGAGCAACGTCCTGACAATCCTCAACATCGCCGGCGTCTTCTCAGGCGTCGTCCTCGCCCTGGCACTCAGGTCGTCGCGCGAGGAGAAATGGACACAACGAGAAATTGTTTATGTTGGTTTTGTAG gTGATTTGTTTTTACGAATGCTTAAGTGTCTCATTTTGCCACTGATCGTCTCATCAATGATTTCGGCCGTGGGCTCTCTGGACCTTTCCGTGTCGGGACGGATCGGTACGCGAGCCATCGTCTACTATATGACCACCACCGTCAGCGCTGTCATTCTGGGTATCATCCTCGTCCTGACTATCCATCCGGGCGAAGGATCCGATAAGGGAATCGTTCGCGGCGGTTCCGTCCGTCACGTCACCACGGCCGACATGCTCATGGATCTCATCAG AAACCTGTTCCCACCGAATTTGGTCCAGGCTTGCACCGCTCAG TATAAGACGGTTTTGACACCGCCTGCCGACTATTTGGAGTCTCTAGCCAATATGACCAACTCCAACGGAACCGACGCCGGTAACATGACCGCCGGAAAGCCAA AGAACCTCTACGACTGGAAGatgacatccgactacgaggaCGCCACCAATATCCTCGGACTCGTCGTCTTTTCCACCGTGTTGGGCATCACTCTCGGCCGGATGGGAGCCAAGGGCAAGCCGCTCCTCAACTTCTTCGTCTCGATGAGCGAAGCCGTCATGATGATCACCGGCTGGGTCGTTTG GTTGTCACCGGTAGGTGTCATGTTTTTGGTGGCCTCCAAGATGTTGGAAATGGAGAGCTGGGAAGTCATGTTGGGACAACTTGGCATGTACTTTTTCACGGTGATGATTGGCCTCTTCATCCACGGTTTCGTCGTTCTCCAGCTAATCTACTTCATTGTGACGCGGAAATTGCCGTTCCGCTACGTCGGAAACCTCTCCGAAGCTCTGGCCACTGCTTTCGCCACTTCATCGAG CTCGGCAACTCTACCCGTGGCGCTGAAATGCTTGGAGGAGAAAAACCAAGTGGATCCACGTGTGACCCGCTTCGTCATGCCAATTGGCGCCACCATTAACATGGACGGAACGGCCTTGTACGAAGCCGTCGCCGCCATCTTCATCTCGCAAGTGCGTGGTATTCATCTGACCATGGGCAACGTCGTAGCTGTCAGCATCACCGCCACAGCTGCTAGCATCGGCGCCGCTGGTATTCCTCAGGCCGGAATCGTCACCATGGTGATGGTTCTCGATACTCTTGGCCTACCAGCCGAAGACGTCTCCCTCATCATGGCTGTCGATTGGTTTTT GGATCGCTTCCGGACGTTTACCAATGTGCTAGGAGATTCGTTGGGAGCCGGTATTGTGCACCATTTGAGCCGTCATGAGCTGGAAGAGATGCCGATCGAACCTGCCACTGGTCGAAGAGAGTCTGATATTGAACTGGACGGCCCGCTAGCTGGTGCCGATCTAGAGAAGGGCGAGTCGAGCAACGGTGGCCCAAGCTCCAGGAATCCCAATGTTACCTCCGCCGCCGTGGAAGTCGAATGGCAGTCGACGTCCATGTGA
- the LOC124344240 gene encoding uncharacterized protein LOC124344240: MRIRRNFWTTFLMLSAWFPCSCLGIHCYQCGVEDAENAFPCHIFAKAPMWHQFEVECPASPPHLCGKTITHYDDGTESSEVRGCAPAENAYEVPNRIGCGRDDGADRTVFCLCGTDLCNGASRLSADVLPWSMTKLTLPLALLMLNFLILRTFSYS; the protein is encoded by the exons ATGAGAATCCGGCGAAATTTTTGGACGACTTTCCTAATGCTGTCTGCTTGGTTTCCAT gtAGTTGTCTGGGAATTCACTGTTACCAGTGCGGAGTCGAAGATGCCGAGAACGCCTTTCCTTGCCACATATTCGCCAAGGCGCCAATGTGGCACCAATTCGAAGTCGAATGTCCCGCATCTCCGCCCCACCTGTGCGGCAAAACGATTACCCACTACGACGACGGGACCGAGTCaa GCGAAGTTCGAGGATGCGCTCCTGCTGAGAACGCTTACGAGGTTCCCAATAGGATTGGGTGCGGACGGGACGACGGCGCAGACCGGACCGTTTTCTGCCTTTGTGGCACAGATTTGTGCAACGGCGCCAGTCGGCTGTCTGCAGATGTTCTTCCTTGGTCGATGACGAAGCTTACACTCCCGCTTGCACTTCTCATGCTCAACTTTCTCATTCTACGCACGTTCTCTTATTCTTGA
- the LOC124344148 gene encoding excitatory amino acid transporter 3-like: protein MSVTQKVVGCLRSNVLTILNIAGVFSGVVLALALRSSREEKWTQREIVYVGFVGDLFLRILKCLILPLIVSSMTSAIGSLDLSVSGRIGTRAIVYYMTTTVSAVILGIILVLTIHPGEGSDEGIVRGGSVRHVTTADMLMDLIRNLFPPNLVQACIAQYKTVLTPPADYLESLANMTNSNGTDAGNMTAGKPKKIYDWKMSSDYVDATNILGLIVFSTVLGITLGRMGAKGKPLLNFFVSMSEAVMMITGWVVWLSPVGVMFLVASKMLEMESWEVMLGQLGMYFFTVMIGLFIHGFVVLQLIYFIVTRKLPFRYVGNLSEALATAFATSSSSATLPVALKCLEEKNQVDPRVTRFVMPIGATINMDGTALYEAVAAIFISQVRGIHLTMGNVVAVSITATAASIGAPGIPQAGIVAMVMVLATLGLPAEDVSLIVAVDWFLDRFRTFTNVLGDSLGAGIVHHLSRHELEEMPIEPATGRRESDIELDGPLAGVDLEKGESSYGGPSSGIPMLPPPPWKSNGSRHPFIMYPGIYSDCLCLLFLYIPCIHTS, encoded by the exons ATGAGCGTGACGCAAAAAGTTGTCGGCTGCCTCAGGAGCAACGTCCTGACAATCCTCAACATCGCCGGCGTCTTCTCAGGCGTCGTCCTCGCCCTGGCACTCAGGTCGTCGCGCGAGGAGAAATGGACACAACGAGAAATTGTTTATGTTGGTTTTGTAG gTGATTTGTTTTTACGAATTCTTAAGTGTCTCATTCTGCCATTGATCGTCTCATCAATGACTTCAGCCATCGGCTCTCTGGACCTTTCCGTGTCGGGACGGATCGGTACGCGAGCCATCGTCTACTATATGACCACCACCGTCAGCGCTGTCATTCTGGGTATCATCCTCGTCCTGACTATCCATCCAGGCGAAGGATCCGATGAGGGAATCGTTCGCGGCGGTTCCGTCCGTCACGTCACCACGGCCGACATGCTCATGGATCTCATCAG AAACCTGTTCCCACCGAATTTGGTCCAGGCTTGCATCGCTCAG TATAAGACTGTGTTGACACCACCTGCCGACTATTTGGAGTCTCTAGCCAATATGACCAACTCCAATGGAACCGACGCCGGTAACATGACCGCCGGAAAGCCAA aGAAAATCTACGACTGGAAGATGTCATCCGACTACGTGGACGCCACCAATATCCTCGGACTCATCGTCTTTTCCACCGTGTTGGGCATCACGCTCGGCCGGATGGGAGCCAAGGGCAAGCCGCTCCTCAACTTCTTCGTCTCGATGAGCGAAGCCGTCATGATGATCACCGGCTGGGTCGTTTG GTTGTCACCGGTAGGTGTCATGTTTTTGGTGGCCTCCAAGATGTTGGAAATGGAGAGCTGGGAAGTCATGTTGGGACAACTTGGCATGTACTTTTTCACGGTGATGATTGGCCTCTTCATCCACGGTTTCGTCGTTCTCCAGCTAATCTACTTCATTGTGACGCGGAAATTGCCGTTCCGCTACGTCGGAAACCTCTCCGAAGCTCTGGCCACTGCTTTCGCCACTTCATCGAG CTCGGCCACTCTACCCGTGGCGCTGAAATGCTTGGAGGAGAAAAACCAAGTGGATCCACGAGTGACCCGCTTCGTCATGCCAATTGGCGCCACCATTAACATGGACGGAACGGCCTTGTACGAAGCCGTCGCCGCCATCTTCATCTCGCAAGTGCGTGGTATTCATCTGACCATGGGCAACGTTGTGGCTGTCAGCATCACCGCCACAGCTGCTAGCATCGGCGCCCCTGGAATTCCTCAGGCCGGAATCGTCGCCATGGTGATGGTTCTCGCTACTCTTGGCCTGCCAGCCGAAGACGTCTCCCTCATCGTGGCTGTCGATTGGTTTTT GGATCGCTTCCGGACGTTTACCAATGTGCTAGGAGATTCGTTGGGAGCCGGTATTGTGCACCATTTGAGCCGTCATGAGCTGGAAGAGATGCCGATCGAACCTGCCACTGGTCGAAGAGAGTCTGATATTGAACTGGACGGCCCGCTAGCTGGTGTCGATCTAGAGAAGGGCGAGTCGAGCTACGGTGGCCCAAGCTCAGGAATCCCAATGTTACCTCCGCCGCCGTGGAAGTCGAATGGCAGTCGACATCCAT TTATTATGTATCCGGGAATTTATTCGGACTGTCTATGTCTACTGTTTTTATACATACCGTGTATACACACATCCTAA
- the LOC124344131 gene encoding excitatory amino acid transporter 3-like isoform X1 has translation MTKVTSERNEARPASWSAGAATADENGTDGGVTAKVSVEDESRSGPAAVAERYMSVVRDSCGVARQCAARTWQRCNSTIAQAVASASSKGRRGEQRSRSSSPETGVGSGTKGSSATKGRPFAKPISRALNMSVTQKVVGCLRSNVLTILNIAGVFSGVVLALALRSSREEKWTQREIVYVGFVGDLFLRMLKCLILPLIVSSMISAVGSLDLSVSGRIGTRAIVYYMTTTVSAVILGIILVLTIHPGEGSDKGIVRGGSVRHVTTADMLMDLIRNLFPPNLVQACTAQYKTVLTPPADYLESLANMTNSNGTDAGNMTAGKPKNLYDWKMTSDYEDATNILGLVVFSTVLGITLGRMGAKGKPLLNFFVSMSEAVMMITGWVVWLSPVGVMFLVASKMLEMESWEVMLGQLGMYFFTVMIGLFIHGFVVLQLIYFIVTRKLPFRYVGNLSEALATAFATSSSSATLPVALKCLEEKNQVDPRVTRFVMPIGATINMDGTALYEAVAAIFISQVRGIHLTMGNVVAVSITATAASIGAAGIPQAGIVTMVMVLDTLGLPAEDVSLIMAVDWFLDRFRTFTNVLGDSLGAGIVHHLSRHELEEMPIEPATGRRESDIELDGPLAGADLEKGESSNGGPSSRNPNVTSAAVEVEWQSTSM, from the exons ATGACGAAAGTCACCAGCGAGAGGAACGAAGCCCGACCGGCTTCTTGGTCGGCCGGGGCGGCGACGGCGGATGAAAACGGAACGGACGGCGGAGTGACGGCTAAAGTGTCGGTGGAAGACGAGTCTCGATCGGGACCGGCCGCCGTGGCCGAACGCTACATGTCGGTTGTCCGCGACTCGTGCGGAGTCGCTCGCCAATGTGCCGCTCGCACTTGGCAGCGATGCAACAGCACCATCGCCCAAGCCGTGGC GTCAGCCTCGTCGAAAGGTAGACGAGGTGAACAACGATCGCGATCCTCATCACCGGAGACGGGCGTCGGCTCCGGCACCAAAGGATCCAGCGCGACCAAAGGTCGTCCATTCGCCAAACCGATTTCGCGAGCACTCAACATGAGCGTGACGCAAAAAGTTGTCGGCTGCCTCAGGAGCAACGTCCTGACAATCCTCAACATCGCCGGCGTCTTCTCAGGCGTCGTCCTCGCCCTGGCACTCAGGTCGTCGCGCGAGGAGAAATGGACACAACGAGAAATTGTTTATGTTGGTTTTGTAG gTGATTTGTTTTTACGAATGCTTAAGTGTCTCATTTTGCCACTGATCGTCTCATCAATGATTTCGGCCGTGGGCTCTCTGGACCTTTCCGTGTCGGGACGGATCGGTACGCGAGCCATCGTCTACTATATGACCACCACCGTCAGCGCTGTCATTCTGGGTATCATCCTCGTCCTGACTATCCATCCGGGCGAAGGATCCGATAAGGGAATCGTTCGCGGCGGTTCCGTCCGTCACGTCACCACGGCCGACATGCTCATGGATCTCATCAG AAACCTGTTCCCACCGAATTTGGTCCAGGCTTGCACCGCTCAG TATAAGACGGTTTTGACACCGCCTGCCGACTATTTGGAGTCTCTAGCCAATATGACCAACTCCAACGGAACCGACGCCGGTAACATGACCGCCGGAAAGCCAA AGAACCTCTACGACTGGAAGatgacatccgactacgaggaCGCCACCAATATCCTCGGACTCGTCGTCTTTTCCACCGTGTTGGGCATCACTCTCGGCCGGATGGGAGCCAAGGGCAAGCCGCTCCTCAACTTCTTCGTCTCGATGAGCGAAGCCGTCATGATGATCACCGGCTGGGTCGTTTG GTTGTCACCGGTAGGTGTCATGTTTTTGGTGGCCTCCAAGATGTTGGAAATGGAGAGCTGGGAAGTCATGTTGGGACAACTTGGCATGTACTTTTTCACGGTGATGATTGGCCTCTTCATCCACGGTTTCGTCGTTCTCCAGCTAATCTACTTCATTGTGACGCGGAAATTGCCGTTCCGCTACGTCGGAAACCTCTCCGAAGCTCTGGCCACTGCTTTCGCCACTTCATCGAG CTCGGCAACTCTACCCGTGGCGCTGAAATGCTTGGAGGAGAAAAACCAAGTGGATCCACGTGTGACCCGCTTCGTCATGCCAATTGGCGCCACCATTAACATGGACGGAACGGCCTTGTACGAAGCCGTCGCCGCCATCTTCATCTCGCAAGTGCGTGGTATTCATCTGACCATGGGCAACGTCGTAGCTGTCAGCATCACCGCCACAGCTGCTAGCATCGGCGCCGCTGGTATTCCTCAGGCCGGAATCGTCACCATGGTGATGGTTCTCGATACTCTTGGCCTACCAGCCGAAGACGTCTCCCTCATCATGGCTGTCGATTGGTTTTT GGATCGCTTCCGGACGTTTACCAATGTGCTAGGAGATTCGTTGGGAGCCGGTATTGTGCACCATTTGAGCCGTCATGAGCTGGAAGAGATGCCGATCGAACCTGCCACTGGTCGAAGAGAGTCTGATATTGAACTGGACGGCCCGCTAGCTGGTGCCGATCTAGAGAAGGGCGAGTCGAGCAACGGTGGCCCAAGCTCCAGGAATCCCAATGTTACCTCCGCCGCCGTGGAAGTCGAATGGCAGTCGACGTCCATGTGA
- the LOC124344131 gene encoding excitatory amino acid transporter 3-like isoform X3: MEGSESPAPGPGDRLLSASSKGRRGEQRSRSSSPETGVGSGTKGSSATKGRPFAKPISRALNMSVTQKVVGCLRSNVLTILNIAGVFSGVVLALALRSSREEKWTQREIVYVGFVGDLFLRMLKCLILPLIVSSMISAVGSLDLSVSGRIGTRAIVYYMTTTVSAVILGIILVLTIHPGEGSDKGIVRGGSVRHVTTADMLMDLIRNLFPPNLVQACTAQYKTVLTPPADYLESLANMTNSNGTDAGNMTAGKPKNLYDWKMTSDYEDATNILGLVVFSTVLGITLGRMGAKGKPLLNFFVSMSEAVMMITGWVVWLSPVGVMFLVASKMLEMESWEVMLGQLGMYFFTVMIGLFIHGFVVLQLIYFIVTRKLPFRYVGNLSEALATAFATSSSSATLPVALKCLEEKNQVDPRVTRFVMPIGATINMDGTALYEAVAAIFISQVRGIHLTMGNVVAVSITATAASIGAAGIPQAGIVTMVMVLDTLGLPAEDVSLIMAVDWFLDRFRTFTNVLGDSLGAGIVHHLSRHELEEMPIEPATGRRESDIELDGPLAGADLEKGESSNGGPSSRNPNVTSAAVEVEWQSTSM, from the exons GTCAGCCTCGTCGAAAGGTAGACGAGGTGAACAACGATCGCGATCCTCATCACCGGAGACGGGCGTCGGCTCCGGCACCAAAGGATCCAGCGCGACCAAAGGTCGTCCATTCGCCAAACCGATTTCGCGAGCACTCAACATGAGCGTGACGCAAAAAGTTGTCGGCTGCCTCAGGAGCAACGTCCTGACAATCCTCAACATCGCCGGCGTCTTCTCAGGCGTCGTCCTCGCCCTGGCACTCAGGTCGTCGCGCGAGGAGAAATGGACACAACGAGAAATTGTTTATGTTGGTTTTGTAG gTGATTTGTTTTTACGAATGCTTAAGTGTCTCATTTTGCCACTGATCGTCTCATCAATGATTTCGGCCGTGGGCTCTCTGGACCTTTCCGTGTCGGGACGGATCGGTACGCGAGCCATCGTCTACTATATGACCACCACCGTCAGCGCTGTCATTCTGGGTATCATCCTCGTCCTGACTATCCATCCGGGCGAAGGATCCGATAAGGGAATCGTTCGCGGCGGTTCCGTCCGTCACGTCACCACGGCCGACATGCTCATGGATCTCATCAG AAACCTGTTCCCACCGAATTTGGTCCAGGCTTGCACCGCTCAG TATAAGACGGTTTTGACACCGCCTGCCGACTATTTGGAGTCTCTAGCCAATATGACCAACTCCAACGGAACCGACGCCGGTAACATGACCGCCGGAAAGCCAA AGAACCTCTACGACTGGAAGatgacatccgactacgaggaCGCCACCAATATCCTCGGACTCGTCGTCTTTTCCACCGTGTTGGGCATCACTCTCGGCCGGATGGGAGCCAAGGGCAAGCCGCTCCTCAACTTCTTCGTCTCGATGAGCGAAGCCGTCATGATGATCACCGGCTGGGTCGTTTG GTTGTCACCGGTAGGTGTCATGTTTTTGGTGGCCTCCAAGATGTTGGAAATGGAGAGCTGGGAAGTCATGTTGGGACAACTTGGCATGTACTTTTTCACGGTGATGATTGGCCTCTTCATCCACGGTTTCGTCGTTCTCCAGCTAATCTACTTCATTGTGACGCGGAAATTGCCGTTCCGCTACGTCGGAAACCTCTCCGAAGCTCTGGCCACTGCTTTCGCCACTTCATCGAG CTCGGCAACTCTACCCGTGGCGCTGAAATGCTTGGAGGAGAAAAACCAAGTGGATCCACGTGTGACCCGCTTCGTCATGCCAATTGGCGCCACCATTAACATGGACGGAACGGCCTTGTACGAAGCCGTCGCCGCCATCTTCATCTCGCAAGTGCGTGGTATTCATCTGACCATGGGCAACGTCGTAGCTGTCAGCATCACCGCCACAGCTGCTAGCATCGGCGCCGCTGGTATTCCTCAGGCCGGAATCGTCACCATGGTGATGGTTCTCGATACTCTTGGCCTACCAGCCGAAGACGTCTCCCTCATCATGGCTGTCGATTGGTTTTT GGATCGCTTCCGGACGTTTACCAATGTGCTAGGAGATTCGTTGGGAGCCGGTATTGTGCACCATTTGAGCCGTCATGAGCTGGAAGAGATGCCGATCGAACCTGCCACTGGTCGAAGAGAGTCTGATATTGAACTGGACGGCCCGCTAGCTGGTGCCGATCTAGAGAAGGGCGAGTCGAGCAACGGTGGCCCAAGCTCCAGGAATCCCAATGTTACCTCCGCCGCCGTGGAAGTCGAATGGCAGTCGACGTCCATGTGA
- the LOC124344131 gene encoding excitatory amino acid transporter 3-like isoform X2: MEGSESPAPGPGDRLLQSSESHQHGESSGKGRAAWHAVFNPDRPQNQVQHVRSASSKGRRGEQRSRSSSPETGVGSGTKGSSATKGRPFAKPISRALNMSVTQKVVGCLRSNVLTILNIAGVFSGVVLALALRSSREEKWTQREIVYVGFVGDLFLRMLKCLILPLIVSSMISAVGSLDLSVSGRIGTRAIVYYMTTTVSAVILGIILVLTIHPGEGSDKGIVRGGSVRHVTTADMLMDLIRNLFPPNLVQACTAQYKTVLTPPADYLESLANMTNSNGTDAGNMTAGKPKNLYDWKMTSDYEDATNILGLVVFSTVLGITLGRMGAKGKPLLNFFVSMSEAVMMITGWVVWLSPVGVMFLVASKMLEMESWEVMLGQLGMYFFTVMIGLFIHGFVVLQLIYFIVTRKLPFRYVGNLSEALATAFATSSSSATLPVALKCLEEKNQVDPRVTRFVMPIGATINMDGTALYEAVAAIFISQVRGIHLTMGNVVAVSITATAASIGAAGIPQAGIVTMVMVLDTLGLPAEDVSLIMAVDWFLDRFRTFTNVLGDSLGAGIVHHLSRHELEEMPIEPATGRRESDIELDGPLAGADLEKGESSNGGPSSRNPNVTSAAVEVEWQSTSM; this comes from the exons GCAGTCTTCAGAGTCTCACCAACACGGAGAGTCGTCGGGCAAAGGCCGCGCAGCCTGGCACGCCGTCTTCAATCCGGATCGGCCACAGAATCAAGTACAGCACGTCcg GTCAGCCTCGTCGAAAGGTAGACGAGGTGAACAACGATCGCGATCCTCATCACCGGAGACGGGCGTCGGCTCCGGCACCAAAGGATCCAGCGCGACCAAAGGTCGTCCATTCGCCAAACCGATTTCGCGAGCACTCAACATGAGCGTGACGCAAAAAGTTGTCGGCTGCCTCAGGAGCAACGTCCTGACAATCCTCAACATCGCCGGCGTCTTCTCAGGCGTCGTCCTCGCCCTGGCACTCAGGTCGTCGCGCGAGGAGAAATGGACACAACGAGAAATTGTTTATGTTGGTTTTGTAG gTGATTTGTTTTTACGAATGCTTAAGTGTCTCATTTTGCCACTGATCGTCTCATCAATGATTTCGGCCGTGGGCTCTCTGGACCTTTCCGTGTCGGGACGGATCGGTACGCGAGCCATCGTCTACTATATGACCACCACCGTCAGCGCTGTCATTCTGGGTATCATCCTCGTCCTGACTATCCATCCGGGCGAAGGATCCGATAAGGGAATCGTTCGCGGCGGTTCCGTCCGTCACGTCACCACGGCCGACATGCTCATGGATCTCATCAG AAACCTGTTCCCACCGAATTTGGTCCAGGCTTGCACCGCTCAG TATAAGACGGTTTTGACACCGCCTGCCGACTATTTGGAGTCTCTAGCCAATATGACCAACTCCAACGGAACCGACGCCGGTAACATGACCGCCGGAAAGCCAA AGAACCTCTACGACTGGAAGatgacatccgactacgaggaCGCCACCAATATCCTCGGACTCGTCGTCTTTTCCACCGTGTTGGGCATCACTCTCGGCCGGATGGGAGCCAAGGGCAAGCCGCTCCTCAACTTCTTCGTCTCGATGAGCGAAGCCGTCATGATGATCACCGGCTGGGTCGTTTG GTTGTCACCGGTAGGTGTCATGTTTTTGGTGGCCTCCAAGATGTTGGAAATGGAGAGCTGGGAAGTCATGTTGGGACAACTTGGCATGTACTTTTTCACGGTGATGATTGGCCTCTTCATCCACGGTTTCGTCGTTCTCCAGCTAATCTACTTCATTGTGACGCGGAAATTGCCGTTCCGCTACGTCGGAAACCTCTCCGAAGCTCTGGCCACTGCTTTCGCCACTTCATCGAG CTCGGCAACTCTACCCGTGGCGCTGAAATGCTTGGAGGAGAAAAACCAAGTGGATCCACGTGTGACCCGCTTCGTCATGCCAATTGGCGCCACCATTAACATGGACGGAACGGCCTTGTACGAAGCCGTCGCCGCCATCTTCATCTCGCAAGTGCGTGGTATTCATCTGACCATGGGCAACGTCGTAGCTGTCAGCATCACCGCCACAGCTGCTAGCATCGGCGCCGCTGGTATTCCTCAGGCCGGAATCGTCACCATGGTGATGGTTCTCGATACTCTTGGCCTACCAGCCGAAGACGTCTCCCTCATCATGGCTGTCGATTGGTTTTT GGATCGCTTCCGGACGTTTACCAATGTGCTAGGAGATTCGTTGGGAGCCGGTATTGTGCACCATTTGAGCCGTCATGAGCTGGAAGAGATGCCGATCGAACCTGCCACTGGTCGAAGAGAGTCTGATATTGAACTGGACGGCCCGCTAGCTGGTGCCGATCTAGAGAAGGGCGAGTCGAGCAACGGTGGCCCAAGCTCCAGGAATCCCAATGTTACCTCCGCCGCCGTGGAAGTCGAATGGCAGTCGACGTCCATGTGA